From Gammaproteobacteria bacterium:
TGCTCATACTTGTACTTGCCATAGTCCATGAGCCTGCAGACCGGCGGATTCGCGCTCGGTGCCACTTCAACGAGGTCCAAACCCAACTGCTCGGCCAGCCACAAGGCCTCCTGCAGTTTCTTGATTCCGATTTGACCTCCGTCGGGGGCAACAACTCTGACTTCTCGGGCTCGGATATTCCCATTGACGCGTAGTTCGGCGATCGCAATCCTCCTCTATGGAAAACGACAGCAAGCGAAGCCCACTGCCGTCTCAACAGAACCTCGGCGCACCTTCGGTGGCCGGGTGGGATGGTCTCCACTTGCGCTCGATTGTTCACGGCAGTATACGGTGGGGTCGCACCCTGTCAATGCGAGCACCCTCGGTGGAGGGGACCGGCCGGAGTTCAGGTCCCGGCCTCAGCCGATCTTCTCCAGTGCATCCACCATCGCGAGTACGGCCTTCGCTGCCTCGAGCCCTTTGTTTGCGGGTCCAGGCAGTGAACGGTCTCTCGCATGCTCGAATTCGGTCACGGTGAGGATTGCGTTGCCGACCGGTACACCGCTGGAGAGGGAGACGCTCGCAATCCCTGCAATCGACTGGCTGCCGACATGCTCGTAGTGGTCGGTCTCTCCCTTGATCACCGCGCCGATCGCAACCACCGCGTCGTATCCGGTCTGCGCGAGGCGTCGCGCGGCAAGGGGCACCTCCAGCGATCCTGGAACTCGAACCACGGTCACCTGCTCGGTACCGGCCGCCTCGAGCGCCTCCAGCGCGCCTGCAAGCAGACCGTCCGTAATCACTCGATTGAAGGAAGCGACGACGACCCCGACCCTACGCCCTCCTCCCGTCGGCTCTCCGAGGATCTCATGAACTTGCATCTGCACCCTCCAGATCAATGGAATGCCCGAGCTTCTCCACTTTGGTCGTCAGATAGCCGAGGTTCTCCGGATTCGGTCTCACCTCGAGCGGAACGCTCTCGATGATCTCGAGACCGTAGCCCTCGATCCCCGCCCGTTTCGTCGGGTTGTTCGTCAGCAGTCGCATCGTCGTGATCCCGAGATCGGCGAGGATCTGGGCACCCACCCCGTAGTCCCTCGCGTCTGTTGGCAGCCCCAGCTCGAGGTTCGCCTCAACCGTGTCACGACCCTGGTCCTGGAGCGCGTATGCCTCGAGCTTGTGCATGAGCCCGATTCCTCGGCCTTCGTGTCCACGCAGGTAGAGCACCACGCCGCTCCCTTCGGCTGCGATCTTCCTCATCGCGTCCCGCAGCTGGAAACCGCAATCACAGCGAAGACTCCCGAGCGTGTCCCCGGTCAGGCACTCCGAATGGACCCTCACCAGGACGCCTTCCTTGCCCACGATCTCCCCTCTGACGAGCGCCAGATGCTCACGATGATCGACGAGAGACTCGTAGGCGATCGCCTCGAAGTCCCCGAACTCCGTCGGAATGCGCGCTTCGGCCCCGCGCCGGATCAACCGTTGACGCTGACGCCGGTATGCGATCAGATCCGCTATCTGAATCATGACGAGATGATGCTTGCGAGCGAACTCCACCAGGTCGGAGAGGCGAGCGATCGAACCGTCGTCGGAAACGATCTCGGCGAGCACGCCGGCGGGTTGGAGTCCCGCCAACGTTGCCAGATCGACCGCGGCTTCGGTGTGGCCTGCTCGCCGAAGCACTCCACCCGGCCGATAACGCAATGGGAAGATATGACCGGGCCTCGTGAGATCTTCAGGCTCAGTCGCAGGATCGACCATTGCTCTGATCGTTGCAGCTCTGTCCGCTGCCGAGATCCCCGTCGTCGTGACCGGGCCGTAGTCCACCGACACCGTGAAGGCGGTGTGCCGGACGTCGGTGTTTTGCATCACCATCATCGGGATACGCAACTCGTCGAGGCGCTCACCCACGAGTGGTACGCAGATGATGCCACTCGTATGACGCACCATGAATCCGATCTTCTCCGGCGTCGCCTTTTCGGCTGCGAGGATGAGATCACCCTCGTTCTCCCGATCCTCATCGTCGACAACGACGACCAACTCTCCCCGTGAGATCGCAGCGATCGCATCTTCTATCGGCGCGAAAGTCATCGTTTCCTCTCCATGAGGCGTTCGAGATACTTGGCGATCACGTCCACCTCGATATTCACGGGGTCGCCTGGGCCCCGCAGTCCAAGGACCGTCACTTCGAGAGTGTGCGGGATCAACGCGACCTCGAACCAGTCGCCACCCGCGGCAGTCACCGTGAGGCTGACGCCGTCGACCGCGACCGAACCTTTCTCCGCGATGTACGGTGAGATCGCCTCCGGGATACCGATACGCATGCGCACGCTGTCGCCCTCCGGCTCCACTGTTTGCACGTGCCCAACCCCATCGACATGGCCCTGGACGATGTGACCGTCGAAGCGACCTGATGCCGCAAGCGGACGCTCCAAGTCGACCGACGTTCCTGCCTCGAGCGTGCCCAGATCGGTGCGCAGAAGGGTCTCGTGCATGACATCGGCTTCGAAGCCCCCGTCCGGAGACGCAACAACCGTCAGGCAAACGCCATTGACCGCCACCGAGTCACCGATGCCGAGGCCCGGAAGGTCCGTCTCGATGTCGAGTCGACAACCCAGGTCGGTCATCACGATGCGCCGCACCGTGCCGAGAGATTCAACGATTCCGGTAAACATCAATCATCCTCCAATGTGGCCTCGATCTTCACGCCGGTGCCAACCGTCCCTACGTGTGTGATGTGCACGCGACGACTCTGTGACAGGGTGGCGAACGCCCCTTCGAACATGGTCTTTCCTGCACCTCCCGCAACCCGGGCGCCGAGGTAGAGGACCATCCGGTCGACAAGATTCTCCGAGAGCAGCGAAGCAGCCAACCTCGGACCGCCCTCGACGAGAACGTCCACGATGCCTCGTTTGCCAAGCGCCTCGAGGCCGAACCGCAGATCGACCACACCGTTGGCAGGTGCAACGATTGCATCGACACCTTCGATCGCAGTTGGGGTGAGCACGATCGGAGCGCGAGCCAACAGCCGAGCATCGAGAGGAATCGGCTGTGCCCCCGCGACGAGCACCGGCACCGGCTGCGGACCCGCGTACTCCTCCAACCGAACGTCCAGCCGAGGATTGTCGGCGCGCAGCGTGCCGGCTCCCACCATCACGGCATCTGCTGCGGCGCGGAGGCGATGTGCGTCCTCTCGTGCAGCTTCATCGGTGATCCACTGCGACGAACCGTCGAGAGCCGCCACCTGGCCATCGAGCGTCGCTGCTGCCTTCAACGTGACCATCGGGCGTCCCGTTCTGCGATGGTGGAAATAGCCGGGATCGAGCATTCGCGCCTCGTGCTCCATCAGACCGACCTCGACATCACATCCGGCTTTCCGTAACGCCTCGATCCCCCTACCCGCAACGCGGGAATCGGGATCTTCGGCCGCCACGACGACACGCCGAATCCCGGCAGCGACGATGGCGCTCACGCAGGGTGGCGTTCTTCCGAAGTGTGAGCAGGGCTCGAGCGTGACATAGATCGTTCCACCTCGGGCCAAGGTGCCGGCCCTGTCGAGCGCAATCACCTCGGCGTGGGGGCTACCCGGGCCGGTGTGGCTGCCCTCACCCGCCGATTCGCCGTTCGTGTCGACGACTACTGCTCCCACGCGCGGATTCGGATGGGGATGCGAACCTCGTGCAATCTCGAGACTCCGGGCCATCCAGTGTTCGTCCACACGTCACCTCTTCACCGGGGCGGACGCGCGCGAACGCATGACGCCCTCCTTCTCTCATCCGGACTTTCACCGTCGGCTCCGGAGTTTCACCGGGTCCACCCCGAAGGGGTCGCGGGCTCTCACCGCCGGTCGGGAATTGCACCCTGCCCTGAAGGGGGCTGCTCAACAGTCTAGTGGCGCCTTGGCAGGTGACATTCGTGGTGTCGATGCCGAGTCGGTGATGTCGCCTAGGACGCAGGACGAAGGCGGACATGTGCTCCTCGAGGACGAGGGCACCGCGCGACCCATGCGTTCAGGAGGTGCGGCGGTCGATTTCGTAGGCGGAACCCGACGTTGCCTTGGCGAACTCTTTCATCTCCACCGCCACCGCCGAGGCCTCCCATTGTGATGTGATGGCACGGTGCCGATTGGTGGCGACACCGAGCGATATGGAGATGATGGGATACGCGTGCTGTTCTCCCCGCCGATCGCTCACCTCTACATATCCGCGCAACGCGTCCGCGGTGTCGTAGAAATCGAGGATGCCTTCATCGAAGATCCGGATGGTCGCCTTGCAGAACGCCTCGACCGAGTCGGGATGGATCAACGCGACGAAGTCGTCACCGCCGATGTGCCCGACGAAGACCCGCGGATCCTCGTTCTCCGCCGCTGCTTCGAGCAGAGCGTGGGCGGTGTACTTGATCACTTGGTCCCCTCGCATGAAACCGTAGTGGTCGTTGAAGGACTTGAAGTTGTCGAGATCGGCGTGGACAATGGCAATCGGCCCGCGCTCGGCGACACGCCGCTCCATCTCCTCGGAAATCCTGAAATTCCCCGGTAGCCCCGTCAACGGTGACACGTCTCGCATCGTCTGGGAGCGACGCATGACAGCCTT
This genomic window contains:
- the ribD gene encoding bifunctional diaminohydroxyphosphoribosylaminopyrimidine deaminase/5-amino-6-(5-phosphoribosylamino)uracil reductase RibD; translated protein: MDEHWMARSLEIARGSHPHPNPRVGAVVVDTNGESAGEGSHTGPGSPHAEVIALDRAGTLARGGTIYVTLEPCSHFGRTPPCVSAIVAAGIRRVVVAAEDPDSRVAGRGIEALRKAGCDVEVGLMEHEARMLDPGYFHHRRTGRPMVTLKAAATLDGQVAALDGSSQWITDEAAREDAHRLRAAADAVMVGAGTLRADNPRLDVRLEEYAGPQPVPVLVAGAQPIPLDARLLARAPIVLTPTAIEGVDAIVAPANGVVDLRFGLEALGKRGIVDVLVEGGPRLAASLLSENLVDRMVLYLGARVAGGAGKTMFEGAFATLSQSRRVHITHVGTVGTGVKIEATLEDD
- a CDS encoding riboflavin synthase, giving the protein MFTGIVESLGTVRRIVMTDLGCRLDIETDLPGLGIGDSVAVNGVCLTVVASPDGGFEADVMHETLLRTDLGTLEAGTSVDLERPLAASGRFDGHIVQGHVDGVGHVQTVEPEGDSVRMRIGIPEAISPYIAEKGSVAVDGVSLTVTAAGGDWFEVALIPHTLEVTVLGLRGPGDPVNIEVDVIAKYLERLMERKR
- a CDS encoding 6,7-dimethyl-8-ribityllumazine synthase — translated: MQVHEILGEPTGGGRRVGVVVASFNRVITDGLLAGALEALEAAGTEQVTVVRVPGSLEVPLAARRLAQTGYDAVVAIGAVIKGETDHYEHVGSQSIAGIASVSLSSGVPVGNAILTVTEFEHARDRSLPGPANKGLEAAKAVLAMVDALEKIG
- a CDS encoding response regulator — encoded protein: MAQRILVADDDPDILQFIRVNLELEGFQVSEARDGREAIESVMKEPPDLVLLDVMMPKLDGFDVLRRLRTHPSAANTSVILLTARTMPEDRVRGLDLGADDYINKPFDVEELVARVKAVMRRSQTMRDVSPLTGLPGNFRISEEMERRVAERGPIAIVHADLDNFKSFNDHYGFMRGDQVIKYTAHALLEAAAENEDPRVFVGHIGGDDFVALIHPDSVEAFCKATIRIFDEGILDFYDTADALRGYVEVSDRRGEQHAYPIISISLGVATNRHRAITSQWEASAVAVEMKEFAKATSGSAYEIDRRTS
- a CDS encoding bifunctional 3,4-dihydroxy-2-butanone-4-phosphate synthase/GTP cyclohydrolase II, encoding MTFAPIEDAIAAISRGELVVVVDDEDRENEGDLILAAEKATPEKIGFMVRHTSGIICVPLVGERLDELRIPMMVMQNTDVRHTAFTVSVDYGPVTTTGISAADRAATIRAMVDPATEPEDLTRPGHIFPLRYRPGGVLRRAGHTEAAVDLATLAGLQPAGVLAEIVSDDGSIARLSDLVEFARKHHLVMIQIADLIAYRRQRQRLIRRGAEARIPTEFGDFEAIAYESLVDHREHLALVRGEIVGKEGVLVRVHSECLTGDTLGSLRCDCGFQLRDAMRKIAAEGSGVVLYLRGHEGRGIGLMHKLEAYALQDQGRDTVEANLELGLPTDARDYGVGAQILADLGITTMRLLTNNPTKRAGIEGYGLEIIESVPLEVRPNPENLGYLTTKVEKLGHSIDLEGADASS